One window of the Clostridium sp. MB40-C1 genome contains the following:
- a CDS encoding GntP family permease — MLGVIGIVISLILLMYLAYRGITVLVLAPILALFAAFMGAGADAHIMATYTEVFMKAFAGYAQQYFPVFMLGAIFGKIMDDTGCAKSIAHTIAQKLGKDKAMLAVAISCSVLTYGGVSMFVVAFAIYPIAVSLFKEADIPKRLIPGTIAVGSFGFTMTALPGSPQIQNAIPMPYFGTNAYAAPVLGLIASVIMLTASMFWLTKRANKAKKAGEGYGEHPDENVSDMDVSKLPSFIISIIPIILVLVLNFVFSKYYFGSASYDSSYLAEYKTKLSNVSGMWSLILALLIAIIFAIVSNLKRLQDVKKSCNQGAIGSLLAIINTSSEVGYGNVIKSLAAFAIIQNAMLGISSNPLIAEAISVNVLAGITGSASGGMAIALSLMGDQYIQMAQAAGISPQVLHRIATIACGGFDSLPHNGAVITLLGICQMSHKESYSDIGMVSVVIPICTLVIVLICASIGIV; from the coding sequence ATGTTAGGAGTTATAGGAATAGTAATCTCTTTAATATTACTTATGTATTTAGCGTACAGAGGAATAACAGTACTTGTATTAGCGCCTATTTTAGCATTATTTGCAGCATTTATGGGAGCAGGTGCAGATGCACACATAATGGCTACTTACACAGAAGTATTTATGAAAGCTTTTGCTGGATATGCACAGCAATATTTCCCTGTATTTATGTTGGGAGCTATTTTTGGTAAGATAATGGATGACACAGGTTGTGCTAAATCTATTGCTCATACTATTGCACAAAAACTAGGTAAAGACAAAGCTATGTTAGCTGTTGCTATATCTTGCTCAGTTCTAACTTATGGTGGAGTTTCAATGTTCGTTGTTGCTTTTGCTATATATCCTATAGCAGTATCATTATTTAAAGAAGCAGATATACCAAAGAGATTAATTCCAGGTACTATTGCTGTAGGTTCTTTTGGTTTTACAATGACAGCATTACCAGGTTCACCACAGATACAAAACGCTATCCCAATGCCATACTTCGGAACAAATGCTTATGCTGCTCCAGTATTAGGATTGATAGCATCAGTTATAATGTTAACAGCTTCAATGTTTTGGTTAACTAAAAGAGCTAACAAAGCTAAAAAAGCAGGAGAAGGCTATGGAGAACACCCAGATGAAAATGTTTCAGATATGGATGTATCTAAATTACCATCTTTTATAATATCAATTATTCCAATAATATTAGTACTTGTTTTAAATTTTGTATTTTCAAAATATTATTTTGGATCAGCTTCTTATGATTCAAGTTATCTGGCTGAGTATAAAACTAAGCTATCAAATGTTTCAGGTATGTGGAGTTTAATATTAGCATTATTAATCGCAATTATATTTGCTATAGTATCTAATTTAAAAAGATTACAAGATGTTAAAAAGAGTTGTAACCAAGGAGCTATAGGTTCATTATTGGCAATTATAAATACTTCATCAGAAGTTGGATATGGAAATGTTATAAAATCTTTAGCAGCATTTGCTATTATACAAAATGCTATGCTTGGAATATCAAGTAATCCTTTAATTGCAGAAGCAATATCAGTTAACGTATTGGCAGGTATAACAGGTTCTGCATCAGGTGGTATGGCTATAGCATTATCATTAATGGGAGATCAATATATTCAAATGGCTCAAGCGGCAGGTATAAGTCCACAAGTTCTTCATAGAATTGCAACAATAGCATGTGGTGGATTTGACTCATTACCACATAATGGAGCTGTTATAACATTACTTGGAATTTGTCAAATGTCACACAAAGAATCATATAGCGATATCGGAATGGTATCTGTTGTAATTCCTATATGTACTCTTGTTATTGTATTAATATGCGCAAGCATAGGTATAGTTTAG
- a CDS encoding sigma-54 interaction domain-containing protein, whose product MEICKEGSEENLKRKILNIYPEIRSGEVFSKGYLIDKCEKHVEINGREVQIRIQPISCKNKDIGTIIFIYEDLNYDKLEKELESNNKYIKDMEAILERAYDGVVAVNKEGIITIISKSYAEYLGVNQKDAIGKHVTEVIDNTRMHRVVKSGKPESTQLQKINDKYIITTRIPIVKNGQVVGAVANVLFRDTRNYNLFYNKINKIEEKFQNKEEKQISEAIYVFDNIVGDSDVIKKTKYLAKKAAGTKSSVLLKGESGTGKELFAHAIHNESKRSSKNFIKVNCAAIPNELLESELFGYEKGSFTGAKTEGKIGKFELADKGTIFLDEIGDMPIHMQAKLLRVIQEREVERIGSNTTKKIDIRIISATNRDLEAMVQEGKFRRDLYYRLNVVEINIPPLRERKEDIIPLVVFLINKLCNKLDKKVNGISIKAMEFLKNYRWEGNIRQLENVLERSINIVEDKEQISPEHLPSNITGMIVNNEKIESLDNIINEAEKHAIVNALIICNGNKTKASKILNISRSTLYEKMNKHRIEI is encoded by the coding sequence ATGGAGATTTGTAAGGAAGGTTCTGAGGAAAATTTAAAAAGAAAAATTTTAAATATATATCCTGAAATTAGAAGTGGGGAAGTTTTTAGTAAAGGATATTTAATTGACAAATGTGAAAAACATGTAGAAATTAATGGTAGGGAAGTTCAAATAAGAATTCAACCAATAAGTTGTAAAAACAAAGATATAGGTACTATTATATTTATTTATGAAGATTTAAATTATGATAAACTTGAAAAAGAACTTGAGAGTAATAACAAATATATAAAGGATATGGAAGCAATTTTAGAAAGAGCTTATGATGGAGTTGTAGCAGTTAATAAGGAAGGCATAATTACGATTATAAGCAAGTCCTACGCAGAATATCTAGGAGTAAATCAGAAGGATGCTATAGGAAAGCATGTAACTGAAGTTATAGACAATACAAGAATGCATAGAGTAGTTAAGAGTGGAAAACCGGAAAGTACCCAACTTCAAAAAATAAATGATAAATATATAATAACTACCCGTATACCTATAGTGAAAAATGGACAAGTTGTAGGAGCTGTAGCTAACGTATTATTTAGAGATACTAGGAATTATAATCTGTTTTATAATAAGATAAATAAGATAGAGGAGAAATTTCAAAATAAAGAGGAAAAACAGATAAGTGAGGCTATATATGTTTTTGATAATATAGTAGGAGATAGTGATGTTATCAAAAAAACTAAATACTTAGCTAAAAAAGCAGCAGGAACAAAATCAAGCGTTTTACTTAAGGGAGAAAGTGGTACAGGCAAGGAATTATTTGCTCATGCAATACATAATGAAAGCAAGCGTTCGAGTAAAAACTTTATTAAGGTTAATTGTGCTGCTATTCCAAATGAACTTTTAGAATCAGAACTTTTTGGATATGAAAAAGGATCTTTTACAGGAGCGAAAACAGAAGGAAAAATAGGAAAGTTCGAGTTAGCGGATAAAGGAACAATTTTTTTGGACGAAATTGGAGATATGCCTATCCACATGCAAGCTAAGTTATTAAGAGTAATTCAAGAAAGAGAAGTTGAGAGGATAGGTTCAAATACAACAAAAAAGATAGACATAAGAATTATTTCAGCAACTAATAGAGACCTAGAGGCTATGGTGCAAGAAGGAAAATTTAGAAGAGATCTATATTATAGACTTAATGTAGTTGAAATAAATATACCTCCTTTGAGAGAAAGAAAAGAAGATATTATTCCACTAGTTGTTTTTTTAATTAATAAATTATGCAATAAACTAGATAAAAAAGTTAATGGTATTTCTATAAAAGCTATGGAATTTTTAAAAAATTACAGGTGGGAAGGAAATATAAGACAACTTGAAAATGTGCTTGAAAGATCTATAAATATAGTAGAGGATAAAGAACAAATTTCACCTGAGCACTTGCCTTCAAATATAACAGGAATGATTGTTAATAATGAAAAAATTGAAAGTTTAGATAATATTATAAATGAAGCTGAAAAACATGCTATAGTAAATGCTTTGATAATATGTAATGGTAATAAAACTAAGGCATCAAAAATCCTCAATATAAGTAGGAGCACTCTTTATGAAAAAATGAATAAACATAGGATTGAAATATAA
- a CDS encoding electron transfer flavoprotein subunit alpha/FixB family protein, which translates to MNIADYKGVWVFAEQRDGELQKVALELLGKGREIADKLNVELTAVLLGNKIEAVAKDLLAYGADKVLYAEDEKLAHYTTDAYTRVICDLVNEKKPEVLFIGASFIGRDLGPRVAGRLSTGLTADCTALDVEEGTGHLMMTRPAFGGNLMATIMCTENRPQMSTVRPGVFDKLAKDESKVDAAKIEKVAANLKEEDLRIKVLEAVKELKEVADISEAEVIVAGGRGMGNEENFKLLEELAHELGGVVAGSRAAIDNGWLDHALQVGQTGKTVRPKVYVACGISGAIQHLAGMQDSDYIIAINRDADAAIMKVADLGIVGDVAKVVPELIAQVKSYK; encoded by the coding sequence ATGAATATAGCAGATTACAAAGGCGTTTGGGTTTTTGCTGAACAAAGAGATGGAGAATTACAAAAAGTAGCTTTAGAATTATTAGGAAAAGGTAGAGAAATTGCAGATAAATTAAACGTTGAATTAACTGCAGTTTTACTTGGAAATAAAATAGAAGCAGTAGCTAAAGATTTATTAGCATATGGAGCAGATAAAGTTTTATATGCAGAAGATGAAAAATTAGCTCACTATACAACTGATGCATACACAAGAGTAATTTGTGATTTAGTAAATGAAAAGAAACCAGAAGTTCTATTCATAGGAGCATCATTCATAGGAAGAGACTTAGGTCCAAGAGTAGCTGGAAGACTTTCAACAGGATTAACAGCTGACTGTACAGCTTTAGATGTAGAAGAAGGAACAGGTCATTTAATGATGACAAGACCAGCATTTGGTGGAAACTTAATGGCTACAATCATGTGTACAGAAAACAGACCACAAATGTCAACAGTAAGACCAGGTGTATTTGATAAATTAGCAAAAGATGAATCAAAAGTAGATGCAGCTAAAATAGAAAAAGTAGCAGCTAACTTAAAAGAAGAAGATTTAAGAATAAAAGTATTAGAAGCAGTAAAAGAACTTAAAGAAGTAGCTGACATCAGCGAAGCAGAAGTAATAGTAGCTGGTGGAAGAGGTATGGGAAATGAAGAAAACTTCAAACTTTTAGAAGAACTTGCTCACGAATTAGGTGGAGTTGTAGCAGGATCAAGAGCAGCTATAGATAATGGTTGGTTAGATCATGCATTACAAGTTGGACAAACTGGTAAAACAGTAAGACCTAAAGTGTATGTTGCATGCGGAATATCTGGAGCAATCCAACACTTAGCTGGAATGCAAGATAGTGATTATATAATCGCTATCAATAGAGATGCTGATGCAGCTATAATGAAAGTTGCTGATTTAGGAATAGTTGGCGATGTAGCTAAAGTAGTTCCTGAATTAATAGCTCAAGTTAAATCATATAAATAA
- the gltA gene encoding NADPH-dependent glutamate synthase yields MDKMKKLPVREQDPKERVKNFDEVCLGYNEEEAVAEANRCLNCKNPLCVKGCPVSIDIPTFIQHIKEREFEKAAKVIAKYSSLPAVCGRVCPQETQCEGKCVLGIKGEAVSIGKLERFIGDWSRENSIDLSETDIKKNKKVAVIGSGPAGLACAGDLAKKGYDVTIFEALHETGGVLVYGIPEFRLPKETVVKSEIENIKSLGVKIETNVVVGRTANVDKLMEEEGFEAIFIGSGAGLPKFMGIPGENSNGVFSANEFLTRVNLMKAYKEDYATPVKIGKKVAVVGGGNVAMDAARTALRLGSETHIVYRRSEEELPARLEEVHHAKEEGIIFDLLTNPVEIIADENGWVKGMKCVRMELGEPDESGRRRPKVKEGSEFVMDVDTVIMSLGTSPNPLIPSTTEGLDINKWKCIVAEEDTGKTSKDAVYAGGDAVTGAATVILAMEAGKKAAKSIDEYLKNKQ; encoded by the coding sequence ATGGACAAAATGAAGAAATTACCAGTAAGAGAACAAGATCCTAAAGAAAGAGTTAAAAATTTTGATGAGGTATGTTTAGGATATAATGAAGAAGAAGCTGTAGCAGAGGCTAATAGATGTCTTAATTGTAAAAATCCTTTGTGTGTAAAGGGATGTCCTGTCTCAATAGATATACCAACTTTTATACAGCATATAAAGGAAAGAGAATTTGAAAAAGCAGCTAAAGTTATAGCAAAATATAGCTCACTACCGGCGGTTTGTGGAAGAGTGTGCCCACAAGAAACTCAATGTGAAGGAAAATGTGTTCTTGGAATAAAAGGAGAGGCTGTTTCTATAGGAAAACTAGAAAGATTTATAGGAGATTGGTCAAGAGAAAACAGTATAGATCTTTCTGAGACAGATATTAAAAAGAATAAAAAAGTTGCAGTAATAGGAAGTGGTCCTGCAGGTCTTGCTTGTGCAGGAGATTTAGCTAAAAAAGGATATGATGTAACTATTTTTGAAGCTCTTCATGAAACAGGAGGAGTATTGGTTTATGGAATTCCTGAGTTTAGACTTCCGAAGGAAACAGTAGTTAAATCAGAAATTGAAAATATAAAAAGCTTAGGGGTTAAAATAGAAACAAATGTTGTAGTTGGTAGAACTGCTAATGTAGATAAACTAATGGAAGAGGAAGGGTTTGAGGCTATATTTATAGGTTCAGGAGCTGGGCTTCCAAAATTCATGGGTATACCTGGAGAAAACTCTAATGGAGTATTTTCTGCAAATGAATTTTTAACTAGGGTTAACTTAATGAAAGCATATAAAGAAGATTACGCAACTCCGGTAAAGATAGGTAAAAAAGTTGCTGTAGTAGGCGGTGGAAATGTTGCTATGGATGCAGCTAGAACAGCGTTAAGACTTGGATCAGAAACCCATATAGTTTATAGAAGATCTGAGGAAGAACTTCCTGCAAGGCTAGAAGAAGTACATCATGCTAAAGAAGAAGGTATTATTTTTGACTTGCTAACTAATCCAGTAGAAATTATAGCGGATGAGAATGGCTGGGTTAAAGGAATGAAATGTGTAAGAATGGAACTTGGAGAACCTGATGAGTCTGGACGTAGAAGACCAAAAGTTAAAGAAGGCTCTGAATTCGTTATGGATGTTGATACTGTTATAATGTCATTAGGCACTTCACCAAACCCTTTAATACCATCTACAACTGAAGGATTGGATATTAATAAGTGGAAGTGTATTGTAGCTGAAGAAGACACAGGTAAGACATCTAAAGATGCAGTTTATGCAGGGGGAGATGCTGTTACAGGAGCAGCTACTGTAATACTTGCTATGGAAGCTGGTAAAAAAGCTGCAAAATCAATTGATGAATACTTGAAAAATAAACAATAG
- a CDS encoding acyl-CoA dehydrogenase has translation MNFELSKEQKLVVQTAREFAQNEVKPIAAEADQTGVFPMEQFKKMVDMGLVGLPYSTDYKGAGGDYLSYILAVEEISKVDGSLGIAYSVQTSLCMGALNMFGTEDQKKKYLSALCADGKIGCFGLTEPNAGTDASGQQTVAVKDGDSYILNGQKCFITNSPLADIFIIFAMTDRSKGTKGITAFIVEKDFPGISIGKIEDKMGIRSSQVGEIILEDCRVPAENMLGKEGRGFGIAMKTLDGGRIGVAGQALGIAEGALEETITYMKERKQFGKQLYKFQYLAFRMAEMKARIEQARYCVYKAAMDKNNGKPYSVSAAIAKMTASDCAMYVTTNCVQMLGGYGFIKDYPLERMMRDAKITQIYEGTNEVQKMVISGDMFR, from the coding sequence ATGAATTTTGAATTAAGTAAAGAACAAAAGCTAGTGGTGCAAACAGCTAGAGAATTTGCACAAAATGAAGTTAAACCTATAGCGGCAGAGGCTGATCAAACAGGCGTTTTCCCAATGGAACAATTTAAAAAAATGGTAGATATGGGATTGGTAGGACTACCTTATTCAACTGACTATAAAGGAGCAGGCGGAGATTACTTATCATATATCCTTGCTGTTGAAGAAATTTCAAAAGTAGATGGTTCTTTAGGAATAGCTTACTCAGTACAAACTTCACTTTGTATGGGTGCGCTAAACATGTTCGGTACTGAGGATCAAAAGAAAAAATATCTTTCAGCTTTATGTGCTGATGGTAAAATAGGATGTTTTGGATTAACTGAACCAAATGCAGGAACAGATGCTTCAGGACAACAAACAGTAGCTGTTAAAGATGGGGACTCATATATATTAAATGGACAAAAATGTTTTATAACAAATAGCCCACTTGCAGATATTTTTATAATATTTGCTATGACAGATAGATCAAAAGGTACAAAAGGAATAACTGCATTCATAGTTGAAAAAGATTTTCCAGGTATTTCAATAGGAAAAATAGAAGATAAAATGGGAATTAGATCATCTCAAGTAGGAGAAATTATTCTTGAAGATTGTAGAGTGCCAGCAGAAAACATGCTTGGAAAAGAAGGAAGAGGTTTTGGTATAGCAATGAAAACTCTTGACGGAGGAAGAATTGGTGTAGCAGGTCAAGCATTAGGAATAGCTGAAGGCGCTTTGGAAGAAACTATAACATATATGAAAGAAAGAAAACAATTTGGAAAACAACTTTACAAATTCCAATACCTAGCTTTTAGAATGGCTGAAATGAAGGCTAGAATAGAACAAGCTAGATATTGCGTATATAAAGCGGCAATGGATAAAAACAACGGAAAACCATATTCAGTATCAGCTGCAATAGCTAAAATGACAGCTTCAGATTGTGCTATGTACGTAACAACTAACTGTGTTCAAATGTTAGGTGGATATGGATTTATTAAAGATTATCCATTAGAAAGAATGATGAGAGATGCTAAGATAACTCAAATCTACGAAGGAACTAATGAAGTTCAAAAAATGGTTATTTCAGGAGATATGTTCAGATAG
- a CDS encoding sulfide/dihydroorotate dehydrogenase-like FAD/NAD-binding protein: MFKIVKKEVLAPNIYLMDIEAPRVAKAANPGQFVIVKINKKGERVPLTICDYDKKKGTVTIVFQAVGSSTIDMAKYEEGQYFEDFVGPLGKPSEFLMEKKEELKDKKVLFISGGVGAAPVYPQVKWFCENGMKADVIMGSRNKEMLILEDEMKNVADNVYITTDDGSYEFKGLVTDKFKDLVDNKGKKYDYVVAIGPIIMMKFVCLTTKPYGIKTIVSMNPLMVDGTGMCGACRVTVGNETKFACVDGPEFDGHLIDFDEAMRRQAMYKSEEGRAKLKEEEKHNNHHHDHKGCGCCGGEE, translated from the coding sequence ATGTTTAAAATTGTTAAAAAAGAAGTTTTAGCGCCAAATATATACCTTATGGATATAGAAGCTCCTAGAGTTGCAAAGGCGGCTAATCCAGGGCAATTTGTAATTGTAAAGATTAATAAAAAAGGAGAAAGGGTTCCTCTTACAATATGTGATTATGATAAAAAGAAAGGTACAGTCACTATAGTATTTCAAGCGGTTGGTTCTTCAACTATAGATATGGCGAAGTATGAAGAAGGACAATATTTTGAAGATTTTGTAGGACCGCTAGGAAAACCTTCTGAGTTTTTAATGGAGAAAAAGGAAGAATTAAAAGATAAAAAAGTATTGTTTATATCTGGAGGAGTAGGTGCAGCACCTGTATATCCTCAAGTTAAGTGGTTTTGTGAAAATGGTATGAAGGCTGACGTTATTATGGGATCAAGAAATAAAGAGATGTTGATATTAGAAGATGAGATGAAGAATGTAGCCGATAATGTTTATATAACTACAGATGATGGTTCGTATGAATTTAAAGGATTAGTAACAGATAAATTTAAGGACTTAGTTGATAATAAAGGGAAAAAATATGATTACGTAGTAGCAATTGGTCCTATAATAATGATGAAATTTGTATGTTTAACTACAAAACCTTATGGAATAAAAACAATAGTGAGTATGAATCCTTTAATGGTTGATGGTACTGGTATGTGTGGTGCATGCAGAGTAACAGTAGGAAATGAAACTAAATTTGCTTGTGTTGATGGTCCGGAATTCGATGGACATTTAATAGATTTTGATGAAGCTATGAGAAGACAGGCTATGTATAAGAGTGAAGAGGGAAGAGCAAAACTTAAAGAAGAAGAAAAGCATAATAATCATCATCATGATCATAAAGGTTGCGGATGTTGTGGAGGTGAAGAATAA
- a CDS encoding acyl CoA:acetate/3-ketoacid CoA transferase, whose product MATKVKTVEEAVTLIKDGDTIATGGFLGIGHPDTVIAGVEKRFLEEGTPKKLTLMYAAGQGDGKDKGLNRLGHEGLVTKVIGGHWNLAPKLQKLALENKLAAYNLPQGTISQLFRDIAAGKIGTITHVGLKTFVDPRLDGGKINDLAKQDEDIVKLINIEGYERLLYKARPLNVALVRGTYADEKGNVTMEEEAATLEVLSMAQAAKNSGGKVIVQVKKIVENGSLDPKLVKIPGIYVDAIVVDPDASQTFSEKYNSSFCGKTRIPLSSVEKMSLNERKIIARRAAMELPKDAIVNLGIGVPEGVAAVANEEGIGDTMTLTVEAGPIGGVPAGGGNFGASTNAEAILDQPYQFDFYDGGGLDVAFLGLAQCDEKGNINVSKFGPKIAGCGGFINITQNAKKVIYCGTFTAGGLRVSTGDGQLHINQEGKVNKFIKDVEQITFSAEYAQEVGQPVLYITERAVFELKKEGLVLTEIAPGLDLEKDILARMDFKPIVSQNLKLMDERIFKEELMGLE is encoded by the coding sequence ATGGCTACAAAAGTAAAAACTGTTGAAGAAGCAGTTACATTAATTAAAGATGGAGACACAATAGCTACAGGTGGATTTTTAGGCATAGGTCATCCAGACACAGTTATTGCTGGAGTTGAAAAAAGATTTTTAGAAGAAGGAACACCTAAAAAATTAACACTTATGTATGCTGCAGGACAAGGAGATGGAAAAGATAAGGGACTAAATCGTCTAGGACATGAAGGTTTAGTTACAAAAGTTATAGGTGGACACTGGAACCTTGCACCTAAACTTCAAAAGTTAGCATTGGAAAACAAACTAGCAGCTTATAACCTTCCACAAGGAACAATTTCTCAATTATTCAGAGATATTGCTGCTGGAAAAATAGGAACCATCACTCATGTAGGATTGAAGACTTTTGTAGACCCTAGACTTGATGGGGGAAAAATAAATGATCTTGCAAAACAAGATGAAGATATAGTTAAACTTATAAATATTGAAGGATATGAACGTTTATTATACAAAGCGAGACCATTAAATGTTGCTTTAGTTCGTGGTACATATGCAGATGAAAAAGGGAATGTAACTATGGAAGAAGAAGCAGCTACATTAGAAGTTCTTTCAATGGCTCAAGCTGCTAAAAATTCAGGTGGTAAGGTTATAGTACAAGTAAAGAAAATAGTCGAAAATGGAAGTTTGGATCCTAAATTAGTTAAAATTCCAGGAATATATGTAGATGCTATTGTAGTAGATCCAGATGCTTCACAAACTTTTTCTGAAAAATATAATTCATCTTTCTGTGGAAAAACTAGAATTCCATTGAGTTCAGTTGAAAAGATGTCATTAAATGAAAGAAAAATTATAGCTAGAAGAGCGGCAATGGAACTTCCTAAAGATGCTATTGTAAACTTAGGAATAGGTGTTCCAGAAGGAGTTGCAGCAGTAGCTAATGAAGAAGGAATAGGAGATACAATGACATTAACTGTTGAAGCGGGTCCAATTGGAGGAGTTCCAGCAGGTGGAGGTAACTTTGGAGCATCAACAAATGCAGAAGCTATATTAGATCAACCATATCAATTTGACTTCTATGATGGAGGCGGATTAGATGTTGCTTTCTTAGGTTTAGCTCAATGTGATGAAAAAGGTAACATAAATGTTAGTAAATTTGGTCCTAAGATAGCAGGTTGTGGTGGATTTATTAATATAACTCAAAATGCTAAGAAAGTTATATATTGTGGAACATTTACTGCAGGTGGATTAAGAGTATCTACTGGTGATGGACAGTTACACATAAACCAAGAAGGAAAAGTTAATAAGTTCATAAAGGATGTAGAACAAATTACATTTAGTGCTGAGTATGCTCAAGAAGTTGGACAACCAGTATTATACATTACAGAAAGAGCAGTATTTGAATTGAAAAAAGAAGGATTAGTGCTTACAGAAATAGCACCAGGTCTTGATTTAGAAAAAGATATATTAGCAAGAATGGATTTCAAACCAATAGTTTCACAAAATCTTAAACTGATGGATGAAAGAATATTTAAAGAAGAATTAATGGGTCTTGAATAA
- a CDS encoding electron transfer flavoprotein subunit beta/FixA family protein codes for MKIVVCLKQVPDTNEVKIDPVTGTLIREGVPSIINPDDKNALEEALKIKDEKGAHVTVISMGPPQAEAALREAIAMGADEAILISDRAFAGADTLATSHALAGALKKLEYDVIFAGRQAIDGDTAQVGPEIAEHLGLPQVTYVEDVTVEGDSLKVRRALEDGYEMLEVKMPCLLTAIDSLNEPRYMSMKNIFTTFEKEVKVWSADDIDVDKALLGLKGSPTKVKRSMTKEAKGKGEIINVSAKEAAVFAASKLKEKHYI; via the coding sequence ATGAAAATAGTTGTTTGCTTAAAGCAAGTTCCAGATACAAACGAAGTTAAAATAGATCCAGTTACAGGAACACTTATAAGAGAAGGAGTTCCATCAATCATCAACCCAGATGATAAAAACGCTTTAGAAGAAGCATTAAAAATAAAAGATGAAAAAGGCGCTCATGTAACAGTAATAAGCATGGGACCTCCACAAGCAGAAGCTGCATTAAGAGAAGCAATAGCTATGGGTGCAGATGAAGCTATATTAATATCTGATAGAGCATTTGCAGGAGCAGATACATTAGCAACTTCTCATGCTTTAGCAGGAGCATTAAAGAAATTAGAATACGATGTAATCTTCGCTGGAAGACAAGCTATCGATGGAGATACTGCACAAGTTGGACCAGAAATAGCTGAACATTTAGGACTTCCACAAGTAACTTATGTAGAAGACGTTACTGTTGAAGGAGATTCTCTAAAAGTAAGAAGAGCATTAGAAGACGGATATGAAATGTTAGAAGTAAAAATGCCATGTCTTTTAACTGCAATAGATTCATTAAATGAACCAAGATACATGAGCATGAAAAATATCTTCACAACATTCGAAAAAGAAGTTAAAGTATGGAGTGCAGATGATATAGATGTAGATAAAGCACTTTTAGGATTAAAAGGATCACCTACAAAAGTTAAGAGATCAATGACTAAAGAAGCAAAAGGTAAAGGTGAAATTATCAACGTATCAGCTAAAGAAGCAGCAGTATTCGCAGCTTCAAAATTAAAAGAAAAACACTACATTTAA